In the genome of Fervidobacterium nodosum Rt17-B1, the window GGCGCGCGCCAACAAGTTTGTTGAATAAACTAGTCTTGCCTACATTTGGATTTCCAAGAAGACCGACTGTTATTACCATTCTTACTCCTCCAAATCTGTTACAGAGTTTTTAAGCACATTATCCCTTATCTTAGTTACCATAACTTTCGATAGTCTTCCAAAACCAATGTCAAATATTCCGACGGAAGTCTTAACTCTCCTATCAGGCAATATCTCGATAGTTTCATTCTCAATTATCCCACATCTACTTAAAGATGACCTTGCAATTCTACCAGCTAGGATATTTACAACTTTATAAATTCCAGGCTCTACAAAAGTAGCGGGAAGTGGTATTTCTTCGATAAGTTCAACTTCAACTAAATCAGCTTCAGCATCTCTTAGAGAGATAGTTTTATTGAAGACTTTGTAAAGCCTTGGGTCACCCATTGGTGCAGCTTTAATCACCTCTATTCTTACACCTGGAAGTATTCCAACAGCCCTTAATTTTGGCGAAATATCGGAAGGGAGTACACGTTTAACTTCTACAATTGCACCTATCGGTACCTCGGAGAGTTTCATAAAGTCACCTCACTGTGGAATAATTTGGTAATTCTTAATGTTAATTATCAAAAAAAGATTAGGTTCAAGAGGAATTTTCTAAAATTAGGTGAAACTTATTCTCAACAAAATTCTATAACATATTATGTGTAGTGTCAAGGAAAATATTAGTCAAAATTTTTAAGTTTATTGTTTTTAATAAAAATTTTTGATTTTAGTTGACTATTATTGATTGAAGTTATATAATAAAATTAATTTTCTTTTTACTGCATGTTTTACCTAATTGAACACTATTTCTTAAATAACAACTGGTATATGGGGGGGAAGTTTATGGAGCGAAAAGATGTTTTCAAATTTATCGAGGAAAACCAAGTAAAGTTTATAAGGCTTCAGTTCACGGATATAAACGGTACGATGAAGAATGTCGAAATACCGTCTGATGAACTTGATTCTGCTTTGGATAGTGGGATAATGTTTGATGGTTCATCAGTTGAGGGTTTTGCAAGGCTCCATGAGTCTGATATGTATCTTAAACCTGATTTGAGAACAGTTGCAATGCTTCCGTGGACTTTTGATGGACACAGAAGTGCAAGAATCATATGTGATGTTTACAATGACCCTGAAACGTCATTCGATGGAGATCCAAGGTATAGATTGAGGCTTGTTGAAGAAAAAGCTAAATCAATGGGTTTTATTCCTTATGCTGGACCCGAGGTAGAGTTTTTTATCCTACCACGTGAAAAAGGTAGACCTGTATTTGAATTTTTAGATAAAGGAAGTTATTTTGACTTATTACCTGTTGATATCGCGGAACATATAAGAACTGAAGTGTCTGTTCACCTTGAGGAAATGGGACTTGACGTTGAAACAACACACCACGAAGTTGCGCCATCTCAACATGAAGTAGATTTTAGATACGCAGAACCACTTTTTGCCGCCGATAATGTTCAAACAGTAAAGTTGGTTATAAAAACACTTGCGATTAAAAACAATTTGTATGCGACGTTTATGCCGAAACCATTTTTTGGTGTCAATGGCAGTGGTATGCATGTGCATATGAGTTTGTTTACTTTGGACGGTAAGAACGCATTTTATGACCCGGATGCACCAGATGGAATCTCTCAAACAATGAAGTATTTCCTCGGAGGATTAATTGCACATGCAAGAGAGATAACAGCTATAACTAACCCCACTGTAAATAGTTATAAAAGGCTCGTTCCAGGTTATGAAGCACCCGTGAATATTGCATGGAGTAAAGGTAACAGAACAGCGTTAATAAGAATTCCAAAAGCTCGTGGTAAATCAACAAGACTTGAGTACAGAGCCCCAGATCCATCTTGTAATCCTTACCTTGCTTTAGCTGTAATGTTTGCTGCAGGACTTGATGGAATTGAGAATAAAATAGAACCTCCTGCTGCCGTTGAGGAAAATATATATCGTATGTCTGAAAGTGAAAAAATCAAAAGAGGTATCAACAAGTTACCATCAAACTTGAAAGAAGCTTTAGTAGAAGCTGAAAAAAGTGAACTTGTTAGAAAAATTCTTGGAGAACACATATGGGAAAAATTCTTAGTTTTGAAAGAACGCGAATGGTGGGAATATACGACAACAGTGACTGAATGGGAGAGAACTAAGTACGAGAATATTTAATTATATTTAGGTTATAACATGAGGTGGTTGGACTGTTTTTACCGATTACAATGGAAGAGGTTCAAAGGAGAAAATGGAATAAATTAGACATCATATTTGTGACGGGTGATGCGTATATCGATCACCCGTCTTTTGGTGTTGCACTACTTGGGAGATTACTTGAATCAAAAGGTTATAAAGTTGGAATAATAGCACAGCCAGTAAGTGTTGAAGATATAAAAAGGCTTGGAAGGCCTAATTTGTTTTTCGGAGTGACTTCTGGAAGTGTAGATTCTATGGTGGCAAATTATACTGCATCTAAGAAAAAAAGAAAATCAGATGATTATACACCAGGTGGCATAAACAATAGAAGACCAGATAGAGCTGTCATACAATACGTAAATATGATCAAGCAAGCTTTTAAAGATGTACCTATTGTTGTAGGTGGTATTGAGGCGAGTTTGAGAAGGTTTGCGCATTATGATTGGTGGAGTGATAAAGTTAGGAAATCTATACTTGTAGATTCTAAAGCCGATATCCTTGTTTATGGAATGGGAGAACATGCTGTACTTGAGATAGCTAAACGAATTGAAACCGGGAAAAATTTAGATGGAATACTTGGAACTGTAATATGGAAAAGTGAATTAGATAAATTAGATGAATCTTTCGAAATAGTTGAAATTCCTCCTTTTGAAGAAGTTTCGCAATCTAAAGATGCTTACAATGAAATGTACAAAAAGATAATACATTTAACTGACCCCATGAAAAAAATAAAAATCGTTCAAAAGCAAGATACGCGATATGTTATACAATATCCACCTTCCATGCCATTAAGCTCGAAGGAATTAGATGAACTTTACCTTTTGCCGTACGAGAGACGTGTTCATCCATTTTATGAAAATTTGGGAAGAGTGAAGGCAATAGAGACTGTTAGGTTTTCCATAACGGCCGTACGTGGTTGTTTTGGAAACTGTTCATTTTGTGCAATTACACATCATCAAGGTACGCATGTGACTTTTAGAAGTGAAGAATCTATATTAGAGGAAGTTAAAATTCTTACGAAAATGCCAGATTTTAGAGGAACTATAGTCGATGTTGGCGGACCAACAGCAAATATGTATGGTTATACATGTACTATAAGGGAGAAAAACGGACAATGCCTTAAAAGTTGTATGTTTCCTAAAGTTTGTAAATCTATTGGGAGAGAAGATAGCGCCATAAAATTTATAAACTTGCTCCAAAAAATAAAAAGCCTTCCAAAAGTAAATCATGTCTTTGTAGGTTCTGGAATTAGGCATGATTTAATTCTTTATTCTACAGATGCACAGTATATAATAGAAAATCTTGTGGATTATACTTCAGGACAGTTGAAACTTGCACCTGAACACGCACATCCGAACGTTTTAAAACTGATGCATAAGCCTTCAATTGAGCTTTTTCTGGAATTCAAAAAGAGATTTGAAGAGGCCTCAAGAAGGAAAGGCCAAGAAAAATACGTTATAGGTTATTTTATAGTTGGTCACCCAGGAGAAGGTGAAAAAGAAAATTTGTATTTAATGGAATTTGTAAAAAAACATCTTGGGTATATTCCACAGCAAGTGCAGATATTTACACCTACTCCCGGAACGTTGAGTACAACGATGTACTATACTCAAAAAGATCCATTCACTGGTGAGAAAATCTTCGTTATAAAAGATGAAAAGACACGTGAAAAATTTAAACAACGAATAATTTTTCAACGTAGGGACTAGTAAACGCTCTAAGTGCGCATCCATAACTCATTCTGAATTTTAGAATATCTCCTACATGAAACTCTCTATCACAATCGGTCACGTCTATTATCAAATGGTCGCTTGAAGCATGTAAAACTTTTATATTTTTATCAAACGGTATCAACCCATCTGGTTTAACGTCTTGCTCACCAACGGCTAATATAATTCTCTTTCTGTATCCTTTATCTTCAAAGTGAGGAGTTCTGCCAAAAGCGTCCTTACCCAATTCTCCAACAGGAACAGAAGGCTTATAATCAACCTCAACGACTTCAGCCTCTAATATAACAGTATCTTGTTTTAAGTACGGTATATCTCTATCACCCGTTGCATCAGTTCCAAGAATTATTCCTTCGCCTACTCTAAATTGATTTATACCTTTTGGTAAAGAACCTTCTTCGAGCATTTTTAGCGTGACAGTACTTCCACCGCTTACTTTCAATTCGTAACCAAGTAATTTTTCAAGTTCATTTTTTATGGAAAGAAGCATATTCATATTTTCTTTTGTTGGTAGTACTCCACCGTAGCAACCTACATTTGTGCCTATGCCTACCAATCTTGCAAATTTTAGTTGTTTGCTAACTTCGTAAATCTCAGAAATTGCATGTTCGTACCAAACACCTTCACGTAAATCGCCAACGTCTATCATGTAAATAATTTGAACATTCTTTTGGAGTTCGCCAACAATTTTATCGATTTCGTAAGCTGTTTCTGGCATAGATACGAGAATTTCATCAGCGTATTTTACTGCCAAAGGTAATTCAGAAATCATAGGTATTCTCAAAAGTTGATATGGTCCGGGGACATTATTTTCGTAAAGTTTAATTATATTCTTAAGTCTTGAATCACCTAATTTA includes:
- a CDS encoding FeoA family protein; the encoded protein is MKLSEVPIGAIVEVKRVLPSDISPKLRAVGILPGVRIEVIKAAPMGDPRLYKVFNKTISLRDAEADLVEVELIEEIPLPATFVEPGIYKVVNILAGRIARSSLSRCGIIENETIEILPDRRVKTSVGIFDIGFGRLSKVMVTKIRDNVLKNSVTDLEE
- a CDS encoding alanine/ornithine racemase family PLP-dependent enzyme is translated as MSIFFPRVVINIDSIAYNTQKIAEICHSNDIELVGVTKLALANPEIARVMRKNGVDKLGDSRLKNIIKLYENNVPGPYQLLRIPMISELPLAVKYADEILVSMPETAYEIDKIVGELQKNVQIIYMIDVGDLREGVWYEHAISEIYEVSKQLKFARLVGIGTNVGCYGGVLPTKENMNMLLSIKNELEKLLGYELKVSGGSTVTLKMLEEGSLPKGINQFRVGEGIILGTDATGDRDIPYLKQDTVILEAEVVEVDYKPSVPVGELGKDAFGRTPHFEDKGYRKRIILAVGEQDVKPDGLIPFDKNIKVLHASSDHLIIDVTDCDREFHVGDILKFRMSYGCALRAFTSPYVEKLFVV
- the glnA gene encoding type I glutamate--ammonia ligase: MERKDVFKFIEENQVKFIRLQFTDINGTMKNVEIPSDELDSALDSGIMFDGSSVEGFARLHESDMYLKPDLRTVAMLPWTFDGHRSARIICDVYNDPETSFDGDPRYRLRLVEEKAKSMGFIPYAGPEVEFFILPREKGRPVFEFLDKGSYFDLLPVDIAEHIRTEVSVHLEEMGLDVETTHHEVAPSQHEVDFRYAEPLFAADNVQTVKLVIKTLAIKNNLYATFMPKPFFGVNGSGMHVHMSLFTLDGKNAFYDPDAPDGISQTMKYFLGGLIAHAREITAITNPTVNSYKRLVPGYEAPVNIAWSKGNRTALIRIPKARGKSTRLEYRAPDPSCNPYLALAVMFAAGLDGIENKIEPPAAVEENIYRMSESEKIKRGINKLPSNLKEALVEAEKSELVRKILGEHIWEKFLVLKEREWWEYTTTVTEWERTKYENI
- a CDS encoding YgiQ family radical SAM protein; its protein translation is MFLPITMEEVQRRKWNKLDIIFVTGDAYIDHPSFGVALLGRLLESKGYKVGIIAQPVSVEDIKRLGRPNLFFGVTSGSVDSMVANYTASKKKRKSDDYTPGGINNRRPDRAVIQYVNMIKQAFKDVPIVVGGIEASLRRFAHYDWWSDKVRKSILVDSKADILVYGMGEHAVLEIAKRIETGKNLDGILGTVIWKSELDKLDESFEIVEIPPFEEVSQSKDAYNEMYKKIIHLTDPMKKIKIVQKQDTRYVIQYPPSMPLSSKELDELYLLPYERRVHPFYENLGRVKAIETVRFSITAVRGCFGNCSFCAITHHQGTHVTFRSEESILEEVKILTKMPDFRGTIVDVGGPTANMYGYTCTIREKNGQCLKSCMFPKVCKSIGREDSAIKFINLLQKIKSLPKVNHVFVGSGIRHDLILYSTDAQYIIENLVDYTSGQLKLAPEHAHPNVLKLMHKPSIELFLEFKKRFEEASRRKGQEKYVIGYFIVGHPGEGEKENLYLMEFVKKHLGYIPQQVQIFTPTPGTLSTTMYYTQKDPFTGEKIFVIKDEKTREKFKQRIIFQRRD